A part of Xenopus tropicalis strain Nigerian chromosome 4, UCB_Xtro_10.0, whole genome shotgun sequence genomic DNA contains:
- the rbm15b gene encoding putative RNA-binding protein 15B, whose product MTSLSLPTHCGRWRLHSKRASPACGDGAASSQQRDVSMKRQSERGEQSPGRAKRARERREEAGGAHHKSSGRRERPNQAGASSSSSSSSSRRPRDPPPRPLLLTAPAEAPGLEYKTLLISNLGSALPDPLLEDWLFRHFQRFGDISVKLSHTPELGRVAYINFRRPAEARQARHAKVRPVLYDRQLRVEPVFTQQPTRRPEPSPLSLTSLPSYPRSTSPRHLLLPSSLTSTAASGDGYYPLYEERVRGATYGMSSTSTADDEQLAPEDDHRATRNLFIGNLDHMVSEVDLRRAFDKYGPIEEVVIKRPGRGQGAAYAFLRFQNLDMAHRAKLAMSGRLLGRNAMKIGYGKPNPSTRLWVGGLGPNTSLAALAREFDRFGSIRTVDYVKGDSFAYIQYESLDAAQAACTQMRGFALGDRRLRVDFATVSPDEAAAAASRYAPLQTTPYPLPLPYELLQPEAYSRHRTALDPDLRVRDRTPPHLLYSDRERPFVEAGWVNSERRSSGQGARSRSGDRGGGGGGGSSSKTREERRRRRSLSSDRVRSRAERSPDRQRREPPERDPSTPPSPQHNHRPSSQDKPRPPTPDPPQPRRNHHPRPPEPPAERQSPGVEKGRTLPPVWCGHLVLKNSCFPTYLHFLEGDRDVPGALLKDRSSTSGGSLAQLKIAQRLRLDQPKLEEVTRKVRQGTAGGYAVLLATQAPQNEGAIPGEPGLQRRLLRNLVSYLKQKQAAGVISLPVGGSNKGRDPSGMLYAFPPCDFHQLYQQSAQRLVGKLEENMIIVLVKDSA is encoded by the coding sequence ATGACATCACTCTCCCTCCCCACTCATTGTGGAAGATGGCGGCTGCACAGTAAGCGCGCCTCCCCCGCGTGTGGTGACGGAGCGGCGAGCAGCCAGCAGCGGGACGTGAGCATGAAGCGACAGAGCGAACGCGGGGAGCAGAGCCCCGGCCGCGCCAAGAGAGCCAGAGAGAGGCGGGAGGAGGCCGGAGGGGCTCACCATAAAAGTTCGGGAAGGCGGGAGAGGCCTAACCAGGCcggggcctcctcctcttcgtcTTCTTCCTCCTCCCGCCGGCCCAGAGATCCGCCGCCCCGGCCCCTTCTACTGACCGCTCCGGCCGAGGCCCCGGGCCTGGAGTACAAGACGCTGCTGATCAGTAACCTGGGCTCGGCGCTGCCCGACCCGCTGCTGGAGGATTGGCTCTTCCGGCACTTCCAGCGCTTCGGAGACATCAGTGTGAAGCTGTCACACACCCCGGAGCTCGGCCGGGTCGCCTACATCAACTTCCGCAGGCCGGCAGAGGCTCGCCAGGCCCGACACGCCAAGGTACGGCCGGTGCTGTACGATCGGCAGCTGCGTGTGGAGCCGGTATTCACTCAGCAACCGACCCGCCGGCCTGAGCCTTCCCCCCTCTCCCTCACCTCTCTGCCCAGCTACCCCCGATCCACTTCCCCCAGGCACCTGCTCCTGCCCTCCTCTCTCACCTCTACAGCGGCCTCTGGGGATGGCTACTACCCACTCTATGAGGAGAGAGTCCGGGGGGCCACCTACGGTATGAGCAGCACCAGTACGGCCGACGATGAGCAGCTGGCCCCAGAGGATGACCACCGAGCCACCCGCAATCTCTTCATTGGCAACTTAGACCACATGGTGTCGGAGGTGGATTTACGGAGGGCATTCGATAAATACGGCCCCATAGAGGAAGTGGTGATCAAGCGCCCGGGGAGGGGCCAAGGAGCGGCGTACGCCTTCCTCAGGTTCCAAAACCTGGACATGGCCCATCGGGCAAAGCTTGCAATGAGCGGGCGCTTGTTGGGGCGCAATGCAATGAAAATTGGCTATGGGAAACCCAACCCGAGCACACGACTATGGGTGGGGGGGCTGGGCCCCAACACCTCTCTCGCAGCGCTAGCTCGGGAGTTTGACCGCTTTGGGAGTATCCGTACAGTGGATTATGTCAAAGGAGACAGTTTTGCATACATCCAGTATGAAAGCTTAGATGCCGCCCAGGCGGCTTGTACGCAGATGAGGGGCTTTGCACTGGGAGACCGTAGGCTTCGGGTAGACTTTGCCACTGTGTCGCCGGACGAGGCTGCTGCAGCTGCATCTCGCTATGCTCCTCTTCAGACAACTCCATACCCTCTGCCTCTGCCCTATGAGTTGTTGCAACCTGAAGCTTATAGCAGGCATCGTACTGCTCTGGACCCAGATCTCAGAGTGAGAGATAGGACCCCTCCGCATCTTCTATACTCCGATCGCGAGAGACCGTTTGTGGAAGCCGGCTGGGTAAATTCTGAGCGGCGCAGCTCAGGCCAAGGTGCACGGAGCAGAAGTGGGGACCGTGGGGGTGGAGGTGGTGGGGGCAGCAGTTCAAAAACACGGGAGGAAAGAAGGCGACGACGCAGCTTGTCTAGCGACAGAGTTCGGAGTAGAGCCGAGAGGAGCCCAGATCGTCAAAGGAGGGAGCCTCCGGAAAGAGACCCTAGTACTCCTCCATCCCCGCAACACAATCACAGACCTTCATCCCAGGACAAGCCCCGGCCCCCAACCCCTGACCCGCCCCAGCCCCGCAGGAATCACCATCCTAGGCCTCCTGAGCCACCTGCTGAGCGGCAATCCCCTGGAGTGGAGAAGGGACGGACGCTGCCACCTGTGTGGTGTGGGCATTTGGTACTTAAAAACAGCTGTTTTCCAACCTACCTTCATTTCTTAGAGGGTGACCGTGATGTGCCAGGTGCCCTACTCAAGGACCGTTCTTCTACAAGTGGAGGCAGCCTGGCACAACTTAAGATTGCCCAGCGACTCCGGCTTGACCAGCCTAAGCTTGAGGAGGTCACCCGTAAAGTGAGACAGGGCACTGCCGGAGGCTATGCTGTACTTCTTGCCACACAAGCCCCACAAAATGAGGGGGCAATACCTGGGGAACCTGGCTTACAGCGCCGCCTTCTCAGGAACCTGGTCTCCTACCTAAAACAGAAACAGGCGGCTGGAGTTATCAGCCTACCAGTGGGAGGGAGCAACAAGGGCAGGGACCCCAGCGGCATGTTGTATGCATTCCCTCCATGTGACTtccaccagctgtaccagcaaaGTGCTCAGCGCCTTGTGGGCAAGCTAGAAGAGAACATGATTATTGTGTTGGTGAAAGACAGCGCCTAA